The Thermobifida halotolerans sequence CCGGGATTCCGTTGCTGCGCGCGACCGCCGTGAGGTGGGTGCGGGCGGTGAGCCGGGGGTGGGCCGCCTTGGCGTCCAGCAGCGCGCCGACCTCGCGCAGCGGGTGCCGCAGGGTGGTGTAGGGGCGGCCGTTGACGAGCGCGCGGCCGCTGGTGGGACGGTCCAGGCCGAGGATCATCCGCATCGTGGTGCTCTTGCCCGCCCCGTTGGGGCCGAGGAACCCGGTGACCCTGCCCGGAAGGATGTCCAGGGTCAGGTCGTCCACGGCGGTTTTGGCGCCGTAGCGTTTGGTCAGTCCGCGCAGACCGATCACGTGCTCTCCTCCGTCGTCGTCTTCTTCGTGTGGCCACGACGCTACGGAGCGCCCGCCGGGCGCCGCATCCGGCGACCGGCGGGCGGGGGGACTGACTTTCGGCAGGGATGCGCAGGGGGGCGGGGGCGACTTAGGACAACTCCGGGCGTGTGTCCGCTTCCGGGCTCCGGCCGCCGGATAGATTCGCGTGCGCGGGGTATCTCCAGTGCGCCGCCGGGGGAGTGGGCAAGCGGCATGGGGAGGAGACACCGATGGCCCGACGGCTGTTCGAGCTGGCGCGGGAGTGGAAGCGGTTGGCCGGAGAGGGAGGGGAGGCCGCGGCGGTGGGCGCCGAACTGCTCGCCCGGTGGGCCGAGCCGCACCGCCGCTACCACACGCTCGACCACCTGTGGGCGGTGCTGGCCGCGGTGGACCGGCTCGCCGACACCGCCCACGACATCGTCTCGGTGCGTTACGCGGCCTGGTTCCACGACGCGGTGTACCGGGGGGAGCCCGGCGCGGACGAGGAGAACAGCGCCCAGCTCGCCGAACTGCTGCTGCCCTCGTGCGGACTGAGCACGGACCGCGTCGCCGAGGTGGCCCGGCTGGTGCGCGTCACCGCCGACCACGCGCCCGCCCCCGGA is a genomic window containing:
- a CDS encoding HD domain-containing protein produces the protein MARRLFELAREWKRLAGEGGEAAAVGAELLARWAEPHRRYHTLDHLWAVLAAVDRLADTAHDIVSVRYAAWFHDAVYRGEPGADEENSAQLAELLLPSCGLSTDRVAEVARLVRVTADHAPAPGDVDAEVLCDADLAILAADAEDYAAYARAVRQEYAHVADADFARGRTAVLRELLAAPRLYRTREGHEWWEERARANLEAEIARLAEDASGFAPSQS